One Keratinibaculum paraultunense genomic window carries:
- a CDS encoding DUF6648 family protein, with translation MAYYKSKGIFDTFFENRSSLIIQYSNGDISKKEFLESNFDFVQAMNIKPFDKIDSFEKGMYNYQYYNVLAKYYTMLAKDIRKDGKHDEYYAYYKNMGNRYYHEKDKATLQLLKYLEFKNVEAYFIEVESKFLRDKLYEIVLLDYKEAIFHSKSRWLLRILREEGVFIEEKKKSLIDDYINEKY, from the coding sequence TTGGCGTATTATAAAAGTAAGGGTATATTTGATACGTTTTTTGAGAATAGAAGCTCCCTTATTATTCAATATAGCAACGGAGATATTTCAAAAAAAGAATTTTTAGAATCTAATTTTGATTTTGTGCAAGCTATGAATATAAAACCTTTTGATAAAATTGATAGTTTTGAGAAGGGAATGTATAATTACCAATATTATAATGTATTAGCAAAATATTATACTATGTTAGCTAAGGATATTAGAAAAGATGGAAAACATGACGAATATTATGCCTACTATAAAAACATGGGTAATCGTTACTATCACGAAAAAGATAAAGCTACATTGCAATTATTGAAGTATTTAGAATTTAAAAATGTAGAAGCTTATTTTATAGAAGTAGAATCAAAATTTTTAAGAGATAAGTTGTATGAAATAGTATTACTAGATTATAAAGAGGCTATATTTCATTCTAAAAGCCGTTGGTTACTAAGAATTTTAAGGGAGGAAGGAGTATTTATTGAGGAGAAAAAAAAATCCTTGATAGATGACTATATAAATGAGAAATATTAG
- a CDS encoding pseudouridine synthase, whose amino-acid sequence MTKKERLDKILSNMGYGSRKDVQKIIKEGRVNVNNHIIIKKDFKVDPYEDIITVDGNEVKYRKYIYIMMNKPQDVVSSTDDPINKTVLDIIDERYLIFNPFPVGRLDKDTEGLLLLTNDGKFAHEILSPKKGIEKTYYAEIYGLVEEKHKEYFKQGIVLDDGYKTLPADLEILESNTYSKVKLSIKEGKYHQVKRMFEAIDMEVVYLKRISIGLLKLDETLNSGEYRELTKEEIRLLKEKF is encoded by the coding sequence ATGACAAAAAAAGAGAGGTTAGATAAAATTTTATCCAATATGGGATATGGTAGCAGAAAAGATGTACAAAAAATTATAAAAGAAGGTAGAGTTAATGTAAATAATCATATAATTATAAAAAAAGACTTTAAAGTAGACCCTTATGAAGATATAATTACTGTTGATGGAAATGAAGTAAAATATAGGAAATATATATATATTATGATGAATAAACCGCAAGATGTAGTTTCGTCCACCGATGATCCAATTAATAAAACTGTATTGGATATAATAGATGAAAGATATTTGATATTTAATCCTTTTCCTGTAGGAAGATTGGATAAGGATACAGAGGGTCTTTTATTACTTACAAATGATGGCAAATTTGCTCATGAAATATTATCTCCTAAAAAGGGGATAGAAAAAACTTATTATGCTGAAATATATGGTTTAGTAGAGGAAAAGCATAAAGAATATTTTAAACAGGGTATTGTGTTAGATGATGGATATAAGACATTGCCAGCAGATTTAGAGATACTAGAGTCTAATACATATTCTAAGGTAAAATTATCTATAAAGGAAGGGAAATATCATCAAGTTAAAAGAATGTTTGAAGCAATTGATATGGAAGTAGTATATTTGAAAAGGATATCAATTGGTTTATTGAAATTGGATGAAACCTTAAATTCAGGAGAATATAGAGAATTAACAAAAGAAGAAATCCGTCTGTTGAAGGAAAAATTTTAA
- a CDS encoding DUF1540 domain-containing protein, producing MHKENNKEPLDGVKCIVNTCQYHLLGDQCGAHKIEIQPRNASTTEETDCATFRPQDSME from the coding sequence ATGCATAAGGAAAATAACAAAGAACCTCTAGATGGTGTAAAGTGCATAGTAAATACTTGTCAATATCATCTATTAGGAGACCAATGTGGAGCACATAAAATAGAAATTCAACCAAGAAATGCATCTACTACTGAAGAAACTGACTGTGCAACTTTTAGACCTCAAGATAGCATGGAATAG
- a CDS encoding TIGR01212 family radical SAM protein (This family includes YhcC from E. coli K-12, an uncharacterized radical SAM protein.), giving the protein MDITVYNAYSKYLKEKFGEKVYKLPISLPLTCPNRDGKLSTGGCIYCGEEGGSFENLPSTYSVKEQIEKNKAYISKRYNAKKFISYFQSFTNTYMPLEDFKSYIEEAIVEDVVGISVSTRPDCINDEYLKYLSNVREKYNLEITIELGLQTANYHTLRKINRGHTLAEFIDAVIRNKSYEIRTCAHLILNLPWDNMYDVIENAKILSALNIEEIKLHALYVVEGTKLGKMYKEGKIDLISKKEYIERVITFLEYLDEDVVVQRIIGRAPEKDTLFVNWNESWWKIRDEIVAEMERRNTKQGVKCNYLNGKALDF; this is encoded by the coding sequence ATGGATATTACAGTGTATAATGCTTATTCCAAGTATTTAAAAGAAAAATTTGGAGAAAAGGTATATAAACTACCTATTAGTTTACCTTTAACTTGTCCCAATAGGGATGGGAAATTAAGTACTGGTGGGTGCATATATTGCGGGGAAGAGGGAGGTTCCTTTGAAAACCTCCCTAGTACCTATTCTGTAAAAGAACAAATAGAGAAAAACAAGGCTTATATTAGCAAGAGATATAATGCTAAAAAATTCATCTCTTATTTTCAATCCTTTACTAACACCTATATGCCTTTAGAGGATTTTAAAAGTTATATAGAAGAAGCTATAGTGGAAGACGTGGTAGGTATATCTGTATCTACTAGACCAGATTGTATAAATGATGAATACTTAAAGTATTTATCTAATGTTAGAGAAAAATATAATTTAGAAATAACTATAGAGTTAGGTTTGCAGACGGCAAATTATCATACATTAAGAAAAATAAATAGAGGACATACATTAGCTGAGTTTATAGATGCTGTAATTAGAAATAAAAGCTATGAAATTAGGACTTGTGCTCATTTGATTTTAAATCTTCCTTGGGATAATATGTATGATGTAATAGAAAATGCTAAAATATTATCTGCTCTAAATATAGAGGAAATAAAGCTTCATGCTTTATATGTTGTAGAGGGGACAAAACTAGGAAAGATGTACAAAGAAGGGAAAATTGATTTAATATCTAAAAAAGAGTATATTGAAAGGGTAATTACCTTTTTAGAATATTTAGATGAAGACGTAGTAGTTCAAAGAATTATAGGCCGTGCTCCAGAAAAAGATACTTTATTTGTAAATTGGAATGAATCTTGGTGGAAGATACGGGATGAAATAGTTGCTGAAATGGAAAGAAGAAATACTAAGCAAGGAGTTAAATGCAACTACTTAAATGGGAAAGCATTGGATTTTTGA
- a CDS encoding M1 family metallopeptidase — translation MNKKRSLSIVLALLIVLTSFQLNFAIGLDSPTEYNMNLTLDTKSHMIYGEQLVEITNSYNSELKEIVFHLYPNSYLSYETMPIIGGMYFVDKIPEIQEEEKGWIEIEEVHINNSEPKYTTDNQILKIILEKPIKKGEKVKVKIKFKLKIPEGNHRLHHVNEEYSLTNWYPILSIYDEKTNKWDKNPYHPVGESNYSDVSNYNVKLTIPKNMVVASTGNITKEKIENESKTLEINAEKVRDFVIFMSPNYKIKSKEVDGIKISHYYMVDKDFAEEKVIESIADRILNEVAKTVKFMNTTVGKYPYDELKIAETYLAGGAMEYPQVIQMGRYYDLEDESEEYAPFIIEAAVHETMHQWWYVGVGNNEFKEPFLDESLTVFMTALYFEKEYGKYHQNGVDYQIRANFYPEKSTPINSSVADFGNWDEYSSVIYQKKGPAFFEDLRQRLGEETFTKFLRKYYEKYLFKNASIEGLIDTIEEIAGKETKNIMKKAVNDPNYYPKNIELNENERAEIFKAMDKRDIKEQEKIKGLITRSIILRALEGEDLIVVKPNYVKKEHEMMVDNFILNIQECFKFNYNMDIKVIEEDKLNKEDKKQNLILIGYPENHSIMKEMAKYLPINIFKDTIKIKGISVIREGAEGTFIMENPNNLDRLVLIVFLDKEKVLNQELNGEKFYLYDEMIFKYNPLDSWGEPSQFIIDREDVEIKGMYK, via the coding sequence ATGAATAAAAAGAGAAGTTTATCTATTGTATTAGCATTATTAATAGTTTTAACTAGTTTTCAATTAAATTTTGCAATTGGTTTAGATAGCCCAACTGAATATAATATGAATCTTACATTAGATACAAAAAGCCATATGATATATGGGGAACAGTTAGTGGAGATTACTAATTCCTATAATTCAGAATTAAAAGAAATTGTATTTCATTTATATCCTAATTCTTATTTATCCTATGAAACTATGCCTATAATTGGCGGTATGTATTTTGTGGATAAAATACCTGAAATTCAAGAAGAAGAAAAAGGATGGATAGAAATAGAAGAAGTACATATAAACAACAGTGAACCTAAGTATACTACTGACAATCAAATACTAAAAATTATATTAGAAAAACCTATAAAAAAAGGCGAAAAGGTAAAAGTAAAAATTAAATTTAAATTAAAGATTCCAGAAGGAAATCATCGTTTACATCATGTAAATGAGGAATATTCTTTAACTAATTGGTATCCTATATTATCTATTTATGATGAAAAAACAAATAAGTGGGATAAAAATCCATATCATCCTGTTGGGGAATCTAACTATAGCGATGTTTCTAATTATAATGTGAAATTGACAATTCCTAAAAATATGGTGGTGGCATCTACAGGAAACATAACAAAAGAAAAAATAGAAAATGAAAGTAAAACTTTAGAAATTAATGCAGAGAAAGTTAGAGATTTTGTAATTTTTATGAGTCCAAATTATAAAATAAAAAGCAAAGAAGTGGATGGCATAAAGATAAGCCATTATTATATGGTTGACAAAGATTTTGCTGAAGAAAAAGTTATTGAAAGCATAGCAGATAGAATATTAAACGAAGTAGCCAAAACTGTAAAATTTATGAATACTACTGTAGGAAAATATCCTTATGATGAATTAAAAATTGCGGAAACTTATCTTGCTGGAGGTGCTATGGAATATCCTCAAGTAATTCAAATGGGTAGATATTATGATTTAGAAGATGAAAGCGAAGAATATGCCCCTTTTATTATAGAAGCAGCTGTTCATGAAACTATGCATCAATGGTGGTATGTAGGGGTAGGAAATAATGAATTTAAAGAACCTTTTTTAGATGAATCTTTAACTGTGTTTATGACTGCATTATATTTTGAAAAAGAATATGGTAAATATCATCAAAATGGTGTAGATTATCAAATTAGAGCTAATTTTTATCCAGAAAAGAGTACACCTATAAATAGTTCTGTAGCAGATTTTGGTAATTGGGATGAGTATTCCAGTGTAATTTATCAAAAGAAGGGACCAGCTTTTTTTGAAGATTTAAGACAAAGATTAGGAGAAGAAACATTTACTAAATTTTTAAGAAAATACTATGAAAAGTATCTTTTTAAAAACGCATCTATTGAGGGATTAATAGATACTATAGAAGAAATAGCAGGAAAAGAAACTAAGAACATAATGAAAAAGGCAGTAAATGATCCAAATTATTATCCTAAAAATATAGAGCTTAATGAAAATGAAAGAGCAGAAATTTTCAAGGCAATGGATAAAAGAGATATAAAGGAACAGGAAAAGATAAAAGGTTTAATAACAAGAAGTATAATACTTAGAGCATTGGAAGGAGAAGATTTAATAGTAGTAAAACCAAATTATGTAAAAAAAGAACATGAAATGATGGTAGATAATTTCATTTTAAATATACAAGAGTGCTTTAAATTTAATTATAATATGGATATAAAAGTAATTGAAGAAGATAAATTAAATAAAGAAGATAAAAAGCAAAATTTAATATTAATAGGCTACCCAGAGAATCACAGTATAATGAAAGAAATGGCTAAATATTTACCTATAAATATTTTTAAAGATACTATTAAAATTAAAGGGATTTCTGTAATAAGAGAAGGAGCAGAAGGTACTTTTATAATGGAAAATCCTAATAATTTAGATAGATTAGTATTAATAGTATTTTTAGATAAAGAAAAAGTTCTTAATCAAGAATTGAATGGGGAAAAATTTTATTTATATGATGAAATGATATTTAAATATAATCCATTAGATTCTTGGGGAGAACCTAGCCAATTTATAATAGATAGAGAAGATGTGGAAATTAAAGGAATGTACAAATAG
- a CDS encoding Cof-type HAD-IIB family hydrolase, which translates to MYKLVAIDLDGTLLDDDKNIPKENIDLINKLIDRGYEVVIATGRRYWSAKQFLKDIDRSLVVLANNGNIVRYISNDEILIKKCLNLDDFKILIEESKKRGLNPILHVDRYEDGYDMVIEMKENNSVYSNYISPHEKRYKIVENYLELDDDILAVIFVGDKDILEDFYLDINKKYPNRYSSHIMENIQNAEALLEIMNPLGNKWLSLKEYAQKKGISPEEIIAIGDDNNDAQMIKNAGCGIAMKNASQQVKEVADIITKKDNNQAGVAFELRRILKL; encoded by the coding sequence ATGTATAAATTAGTTGCCATAGATTTAGATGGGACTTTGTTAGATGATGATAAAAATATTCCAAAAGAAAATATAGATTTAATCAATAAACTTATAGATAGAGGATATGAAGTAGTAATTGCTACAGGGAGAAGATATTGGTCAGCAAAGCAGTTTTTGAAAGATATAGATAGATCTTTAGTTGTACTTGCAAATAATGGTAATATAGTGAGATATATTTCAAATGATGAAATATTAATCAAAAAATGCTTGAACTTAGACGACTTCAAGATTTTAATAGAAGAAAGCAAAAAAAGAGGTCTTAATCCTATACTCCATGTAGATAGGTACGAAGATGGATATGATATGGTAATTGAAATGAAAGAAAATAATAGTGTATATAGTAACTATATATCTCCTCATGAGAAAAGATATAAAATTGTAGAAAACTATTTAGAATTAGATGATGACATATTGGCAGTAATATTTGTAGGAGATAAGGATATTTTAGAGGATTTTTATTTGGATATTAATAAAAAATACCCTAATAGATATAGTTCTCATATAATGGAAAATATTCAAAATGCAGAGGCTCTTTTAGAGATTATGAATCCATTAGGAAATAAGTGGTTAAGCTTAAAAGAATATGCTCAGAAAAAGGGAATATCTCCTGAGGAAATTATTGCAATAGGAGACGATAACAATGATGCTCAGATGATAAAAAATGCAGGATGTGGAATTGCAATGAAAAACGCTAGCCAACAGGTAAAAGAAGTAGCAGATATAATAACTAAAAAGGACAATAATCAAGCAGGAGTAGCTTTTGAATTAAGAAGGATATTAAAATTATAA
- a CDS encoding M18 family aminopeptidase, with the protein MNKEKEFAKSLINFIQQSPSSFHVVKSVEEILQDNGFNEIKLEEVWNLEKEGKYYIIKNKSAIIAFEIGKGEIEQEGFRLIGAHTDAPCFRIKPNPEMVVEDKYLKLNTEVYGGPILNTWFDRPLSLAGRVSIKADNPLNPEEKLVDFKEPLMIIPNLAIHMNRKINEGIKINPQIDTLPLLAIIDDKFKKDNFLLKLIAERLDIKKVEDILDFELFLYNTEEGFLVGLNEEFISIGRLDDLAMVHAGLYGFVNSKVSQATNVLVCFDNEEVGSATKQGAASPMLRTILERIALSLGKDKEDYYRALSKSFLISADMAHALHPNYTDKQDPTNRPIINGGPTIKISASQSYTTDSLSSAIYEGICKSIKVPVQKFVNRSDERGGSTIGPISSTQLDIPSVDIGNPILAMHSIRELGGVLDHHYVYRTFKEFYSV; encoded by the coding sequence ATGAATAAGGAAAAAGAATTTGCAAAATCCTTAATAAATTTTATACAACAAAGTCCTAGTTCTTTTCATGTTGTAAAAAGCGTAGAGGAAATTTTGCAGGATAATGGATTTAATGAAATTAAATTGGAAGAAGTATGGAATTTAGAAAAAGAAGGTAAATATTACATAATAAAAAATAAATCAGCTATTATAGCGTTTGAAATAGGTAAGGGAGAGATTGAACAGGAAGGCTTTAGATTAATAGGAGCCCATACAGATGCACCATGTTTTAGGATTAAACCTAATCCTGAGATGGTTGTAGAAGATAAATATTTAAAATTAAATACTGAAGTATATGGAGGTCCTATATTAAATACTTGGTTTGATAGACCATTATCATTAGCGGGAAGGGTTTCTATAAAGGCAGATAACCCTTTAAATCCTGAAGAAAAGCTAGTTGATTTTAAAGAGCCATTGATGATTATACCTAATTTAGCTATTCATATGAATAGAAAAATAAATGAAGGTATAAAGATAAATCCTCAAATTGATACTTTACCCTTGTTAGCGATTATAGATGATAAATTTAAAAAGGATAATTTTTTATTGAAGTTGATAGCTGAAAGATTGGATATTAAAAAAGTAGAAGATATATTGGATTTTGAATTATTTTTATATAATACAGAAGAAGGTTTTTTAGTAGGTCTTAATGAGGAATTTATATCTATAGGTAGATTAGATGATTTAGCTATGGTTCATGCAGGATTATATGGTTTTGTAAACAGCAAAGTTTCTCAGGCTACTAATGTATTAGTTTGTTTTGACAATGAAGAGGTAGGAAGTGCCACTAAACAAGGTGCAGCTAGTCCAATGCTGAGAACAATATTGGAAAGAATAGCTTTATCTTTAGGTAAAGACAAAGAAGACTATTACAGGGCTTTATCTAAATCTTTTTTAATTTCTGCAGATATGGCTCATGCTTTGCATCCTAATTACACAGATAAACAGGATCCTACCAATAGACCTATAATAAATGGAGGACCTACTATAAAGATATCTGCTAGTCAATCATATACTACTGATAGTTTATCATCAGCAATATATGAAGGGATATGTAAATCCATAAAAGTACCAGTACAGAAATTTGTTAATAGATCTGATGAAAGAGGAGGTTCAACTATAGGACCTATTTCTTCAACTCAATTGGATATTCCTTCAGTAGATATTGGAAATCCAATACTTGCTATGCACTCCATTAGAGAATTAGGAGGAGTATTAGATCATCATTATGTATATAGAACATTTAAAGAATTTTATAGCGTATAA
- a CDS encoding DUF1292 domain-containing protein: MDKKHNENCGCEDHEHIDEMDIIYLTLEDGTELECAVLGTFEVEDYEYIALVPIGEDEIFIYGFEEDDEGFQLINIEDEEEFEIVSEAFYELFEEKDLDFLDDEEDYDFLVDDDEEFEDEDEK, encoded by the coding sequence ATGGATAAAAAGCATAATGAAAATTGTGGTTGTGAAGATCATGAACACATTGATGAAATGGATATTATCTATCTTACACTAGAAGATGGTACAGAATTAGAGTGTGCAGTTTTAGGAACGTTTGAAGTAGAGGATTATGAATATATAGCTTTAGTTCCTATAGGTGAAGATGAAATATTTATATATGGATTTGAAGAAGATGATGAGGGATTTCAATTGATAAATATAGAAGATGAAGAAGAATTTGAAATAGTTTCTGAAGCTTTTTATGAATTGTTTGAAGAAAAGGATTTAGATTTTCTTGATGATGAAGAGGATTACGACTTTTTGGTTGACGATGATGAAGAATTTGAAGATGAAGATGAGAAATAA
- a CDS encoding DNA methyltransferase, whose protein sequence is MLTIEKLSEVIDIGKRESKNFLTKPYVDIFHQKEKICPNFKKDESTYNQFYQGDNFIVMKKLLEEGYKGKIDLIYIDPPFFTKTKYKGKIFLYHDEEEDIIEHFAYDDTWEEGFFSYLKMLCTRLFLMKELLSEKGTLYVHLDYRTVHYIKIIMDQIFGGENFLNEIIWAYKSGGASKRYYSKKHDTILVYTKGKEYIFNPQKEKSYNRGFKPYKFKGVKEYKDELGWYTLVNLKDVWQIDMVGRTSKERVGYDTQKPEKLLERIILTSSDEDSLIADFFAGSGTTGVVAEKLNRRWIMSDIGSLSSLTIAKRLIENNSTPFYIYKPNIRDERAGKLYLNEIILENDNGIKCLKIELDRYEIDLNKINIKDKDRELINEILTKNSLSLLDFIGIDPNYKDNLPNLRWQYYRNNKRNLDSIIYIKIDKVKEDQKIFIRYVDVFGNDNFMIYKIKNGKVIRWE, encoded by the coding sequence ATGCTAACAATAGAGAAATTATCTGAAGTTATTGATATTGGAAAAAGGGAGTCTAAGAATTTTTTAACTAAACCCTATGTGGATATCTTCCATCAAAAGGAAAAGATCTGCCCCAATTTTAAAAAGGATGAATCCACTTATAACCAATTTTATCAAGGAGATAATTTTATAGTAATGAAAAAGTTATTAGAAGAAGGGTATAAGGGAAAAATAGATTTGATATATATAGATCCACCCTTTTTCACTAAAACCAAATATAAAGGTAAAATATTTTTATACCATGATGAAGAAGAGGATATAATAGAACATTTTGCCTATGATGATACTTGGGAAGAAGGATTTTTTTCCTACCTTAAAATGTTATGTACTAGACTTTTTTTGATGAAAGAACTATTAAGTGAAAAGGGAACCCTGTACGTCCATCTAGACTACAGGACTGTCCATTACATAAAAATTATAATGGATCAGATATTTGGGGGAGAGAATTTTTTAAATGAAATCATATGGGCTTATAAATCTGGAGGAGCAAGTAAACGATATTATTCTAAAAAACATGATACCATATTAGTATACACAAAGGGAAAGGAGTATATATTTAATCCTCAAAAGGAAAAATCTTATAATAGAGGATTTAAACCCTATAAGTTTAAAGGAGTTAAAGAATATAAAGATGAATTAGGTTGGTATACCTTAGTCAATTTAAAAGATGTATGGCAAATAGATATGGTAGGTAGAACCTCTAAAGAAAGGGTAGGCTATGATACTCAAAAGCCAGAAAAACTATTGGAAAGAATAATATTAACATCTTCTGATGAAGATTCTTTAATAGCGGACTTTTTTGCAGGCAGTGGAACCACTGGAGTGGTGGCAGAAAAATTAAATAGAAGGTGGATAATGTCAGATATAGGAAGCTTATCTTCATTGACTATAGCAAAAAGATTAATTGAAAACAATTCTACTCCATTTTATATATATAAACCTAATATAAGGGATGAAAGAGCAGGGAAACTATATTTAAATGAAATAATACTTGAAAACGATAATGGCATTAAATGTTTAAAGATAGAACTGGATAGATATGAAATAGATTTAAATAAAATTAATATTAAAGACAAAGATAGAGAACTTATAAATGAGATATTAACAAAAAACTCCTTATCCCTATTGGACTTTATTGGCATTGATCCAAATTATAAAGACAATTTACCAAATTTAAGATGGCAATACTATAGAAATAATAAAAGGAATTTAGATTCTATCATTTATATAAAAATTGATAAGGTTAAAGAAGACCAAAAGATATTTATTAGATATGTAGATGTTTTTGGCAACGACAATTTTATGATATATAAAATAAAAAATGGCAAGGTAATTAGATGGGAATAA
- a CDS encoding adenosylcobalamin-dependent ribonucleoside-diphosphate reductase codes for MLKVEKRNGMIVDFDGEKIVNAICKAMAETEQGIDEEIAKGIANKAFDTFKNLGIINIEKIQDFVEVELMRERPDVAKKYILYRDKRAKLRKYGWEMTDLQRDIYEKKYRYENESFDEFLTRVSGGNNYIKKAIKDKKFMPAGRILAGRGLDKYGRKITLSNCYVMPKVEDNIESIFDTAKYMARTYSYGGGVGIDLSKLRPRGAKVNNAANTTTGAVSFMDLYSLVTGLIGMKGRRGALMLSMDCNHPDIEEFIDVKNDLNKINYANISVNVTDDFMRAVEEDKDYELYFYVDATGEEIRKIIKARKLFRKIAENNWNMAEPGVLYQDRINSWHLMSEDDSFKFAGVNPCAEETLPAYGSCNLSSINLSEFVKNPFTSKANFDFKGFAEMVREGIIYLNEVLDENINLHPLKEQRELSRDLRQIGLGIMGVADMFIKMGIKYGSEESIELIHHIGKVLVNEALKQSALLAAEYGPFPRYNREAILKSPFLLSNAEEDVLELIKKYGLRNSQLLTIPPTGSISTLIGCSSGLEPIFQISYIRKSESLHGGDTYYRVFTPIVKEYMDKYNIVREEDLPDYFVTTLNLDYKARIDVQAAWQQYIDASISSTVNVPNDFTVEQVEELYMYAWKKGLKGVTIYRDGCARTGVLITDKTNLNRFERIEKLQREINKLIEEHLKENPDVCPMCGGVLVHSGGCAECRDCGYSPCSI; via the coding sequence ATGTTAAAAGTTGAAAAAAGAAATGGTATGATTGTGGATTTTGATGGAGAAAAAATAGTTAATGCTATTTGTAAGGCTATGGCTGAAACTGAACAAGGAATAGATGAGGAGATAGCCAAGGGAATAGCAAATAAGGCTTTTGATACATTTAAAAATTTAGGAATAATTAATATAGAGAAAATACAAGATTTTGTAGAAGTAGAATTAATGAGAGAAAGACCAGATGTAGCCAAAAAATATATTTTATATAGGGATAAAAGAGCTAAACTTAGGAAATATGGTTGGGAGATGACGGATTTACAAAGGGATATATATGAAAAAAAATATAGATATGAGAATGAAAGCTTTGATGAGTTTTTAACTAGAGTAAGTGGGGGCAATAACTATATAAAAAAAGCTATAAAGGATAAAAAGTTTATGCCAGCAGGAAGAATATTAGCAGGTAGAGGATTGGATAAATATGGGAGGAAGATTACTTTATCTAATTGTTATGTGATGCCTAAAGTTGAGGATAATATAGAGTCCATATTTGATACTGCTAAATATATGGCCAGAACTTATTCTTATGGTGGAGGAGTAGGTATTGATTTATCAAAATTAAGACCTAGAGGAGCAAAAGTAAATAATGCAGCTAATACTACTACTGGAGCAGTATCTTTTATGGATTTATATTCCTTAGTAACAGGCTTAATTGGTATGAAGGGAAGACGTGGAGCATTGATGCTTAGCATGGATTGTAATCATCCAGATATTGAGGAATTTATTGATGTGAAAAATGATTTAAATAAGATAAATTATGCTAACATATCTGTTAATGTTACTGATGATTTTATGAGAGCTGTTGAAGAAGACAAAGATTATGAATTATATTTTTATGTAGATGCTACTGGTGAAGAAATTAGAAAGATCATAAAAGCCAGGAAATTGTTTAGAAAAATTGCAGAAAACAACTGGAATATGGCAGAACCTGGTGTATTGTATCAAGATCGTATAAATTCTTGGCATCTTATGAGTGAAGATGATAGTTTCAAATTTGCTGGTGTAAACCCTTGTGCTGAGGAGACACTACCAGCTTATGGCTCTTGTAACCTATCCTCTATAAATTTAAGTGAATTTGTAAAAAATCCATTTACTTCAAAGGCTAATTTTGATTTTAAAGGATTTGCAGAAATGGTAAGAGAAGGCATTATTTATTTAAATGAGGTATTGGATGAGAATATAAATCTCCATCCATTGAAGGAACAGAGAGAATTGTCTAGAGATTTAAGACAAATAGGTTTAGGGATAATGGGAGTAGCAGATATGTTTATAAAGATGGGAATAAAATATGGTAGCGAAGAATCCATTGAATTAATTCACCATATAGGAAAAGTTTTAGTGAATGAAGCTTTAAAGCAGTCAGCTCTTTTAGCAGCAGAATATGGTCCATTTCCTAGATATAATAGAGAAGCCATTTTAAAATCACCTTTTTTGTTATCTAATGCAGAAGAAGATGTACTTGAATTAATTAAAAAATATGGATTACGAAATTCCCAGCTTTTAACTATACCACCAACAGGAAGCATATCTACATTGATTGGATGCAGTAGTGGATTAGAACCAATTTTTCAAATATCCTACATTAGAAAATCTGAATCATTACATGGTGGAGATACTTATTATAGAGTATTTACTCCAATAGTTAAAGAGTATATGGACAAATATAATATAGTTCGGGAAGAAGATTTACCAGATTATTTTGTAACCACTTTGAATTTGGACTATAAGGCTAGAATAGATGTGCAGGCTGCATGGCAACAATATATAGATGCTAGTATATCATCTACTGTAAATGTCCCTAATGATTTTACTGTGGAACAAGTTGAAGAATTATATATGTATGCTTGGAAAAAGGGGCTGAAAGGAGTTACTATATATAGAGACGGTTGTGCTAGAACAGGTGTATTAATTACAGATAAAACTAATTTAAACAGATTTGAAAGAATTGAAAAGTTACAACGAGAAATAAATAAATTGATAGAAGAACATTTGAAAGAGAATCCAGATGTTTGCCCTATGTGTGGTGGAGTTTTAGTTCATAGTGGTGGATGTGCAGAGTGTAGAGATTGTGGATACAGTCCTTGTTCCATATAA